A window of the Dickeya dianthicola NCPPB 453 genome harbors these coding sequences:
- the trhA gene encoding PAQR family membrane homeostasis protein TrhA produces MKKKTGESGYTLAEEVANSISHGIGFVFGVVGLVLLLVQAVDNGATPLAITSYSLYGGSLILLFLASTLYHAIPHQRAKRWLKKCDHCAIYLLIAGTYTPFLLVGLNSPLARGLMITIWSLALLGVIFKLAFAHRFEALSLMTYLVMGWLSLIVVYQLAVKLSAGGVTLLAIGGTVYTLGVVFYVCKRIPFNHAIWHGFVLGGSVCHFLAIYLYVG; encoded by the coding sequence ATGAAGAAAAAAACAGGGGAGTCGGGGTATACGCTGGCGGAAGAAGTCGCCAACAGTATCAGCCACGGAATTGGTTTTGTCTTTGGGGTTGTCGGGCTGGTGTTATTACTGGTGCAGGCGGTGGACAACGGCGCTACCCCGCTGGCTATCACCAGTTACAGTCTGTACGGCGGTAGCCTGATTTTACTGTTTCTCGCATCGACGTTGTATCACGCCATTCCTCATCAGCGCGCAAAACGCTGGCTAAAGAAATGTGATCACTGCGCTATCTATCTGCTAATTGCCGGGACCTATACGCCTTTTCTGCTGGTGGGGCTTAATTCGCCGCTGGCGCGCGGGCTGATGATCACTATTTGGAGCCTGGCGCTGCTGGGCGTCATATTCAAGCTGGCGTTTGCGCACCGGTTTGAGGCGCTGTCGCTGATGACCTATCTGGTGATGGGCTGGCTGTCGCTGATTGTGGTCTATCAACTGGCGGTGAAACTGTCCGCCGGCGGCGTGACGCTGCTGGCGATAGGCGGCACGGTGTATACGCTGGGCGTGGTGTTTTACGTTTGCAAGCGCATCCCGTTCAATCACGCCATCTGGCATGGATTTGTGCTGGGAGGCAGTGTGTGTCACTTTCTGGCGATCTATCTGTACGTAGGATAA
- the ygfZ gene encoding tRNA-modifying protein YgfZ: MAHPFTAQPLFSSAQLPATLISLDDWALVTLAGPDTVKYLQGQLTADVDALQASQHVLCAHCDAKGKMWSNVRLFHYGDGLAYLERRSVRDTQLAELKKYAVFSKTTIAADDNVVLLGAAGLDIRAQLAPLFDALPDADNAVVRQPGATLLYLPHPAERFLLVLEAQRAAALIETLQPRVQHNDSRQWQALDIAAGQPIIDSANSAQFIPQATNLQALQGISFTKGCYAGQEMVARAKYRGANKRALYWLAGTGAQAPTAGDELEWKLGDNWRRTGTVLAASQLHDGTLWVQAVLNNDLEADNVLRVRDDSGSQLAIQPLPYSLEE; this comes from the coding sequence ATGGCTCATCCGTTTACCGCACAACCACTCTTTTCTTCTGCTCAACTGCCCGCCACCCTGATATCGCTGGACGACTGGGCGCTGGTCACCCTAGCCGGACCGGACACGGTCAAATACCTTCAGGGCCAGCTCACGGCCGACGTTGATGCCTTACAGGCCAGCCAGCACGTGCTGTGCGCCCACTGCGACGCCAAAGGGAAAATGTGGAGCAATGTACGCCTGTTCCATTATGGCGACGGACTGGCTTATCTGGAACGCCGCAGCGTGCGGGATACCCAGCTGGCGGAACTGAAAAAATACGCGGTCTTCTCTAAAACCACCATCGCGGCCGACGACAACGTCGTGCTGCTGGGCGCCGCGGGCCTCGACATTCGCGCACAGTTGGCGCCCTTGTTCGATGCTCTGCCCGACGCCGATAACGCCGTGGTGCGGCAACCAGGAGCAACGTTGCTGTATCTGCCTCACCCTGCTGAACGTTTCCTGCTGGTGCTGGAGGCACAACGCGCCGCCGCGCTCATCGAAACGCTGCAACCCCGCGTCCAACACAACGACAGCCGCCAATGGCAGGCGCTGGATATCGCGGCCGGGCAGCCCATTATTGACAGCGCCAACAGCGCACAGTTCATTCCACAAGCCACCAACTTACAGGCGTTACAGGGCATTAGCTTCACCAAAGGATGCTACGCCGGTCAGGAAATGGTCGCGCGCGCCAAATACCGCGGCGCCAACAAACGTGCGCTGTACTGGCTGGCGGGCACTGGCGCGCAGGCGCCTACAGCGGGTGATGAGCTGGAATGGAAACTTGGCGATAACTGGCGCCGTACCGGCACCGTACTGGCGGCCAGCCAGTTGCATGACGGCACGCTGTGGGTTCAGGCGGTGCTGAATAACGATCTGGAGGCTGACAACGTACTGCGGGTGCGCGACGACAGCGGCAGCCAACTCGCCATTCAGCCGTTGCCTTATTCTTTGGAAGAGTAA
- the sdhE gene encoding FAD assembly factor SdhE, whose translation MDINNKSRIHWACRRGMRELDISIMPFFEHEYDTLSDDDKLHFIRLLQCDDPDLFNWLMNHGEPVDPALKRMVSLIQTRNKDRGPVAM comes from the coding sequence ATGGACATCAATAACAAATCACGTATTCACTGGGCGTGCAGACGCGGAATGCGTGAACTGGACATCTCCATCATGCCGTTTTTCGAGCATGAATATGACACGCTGAGCGACGACGACAAGCTGCACTTCATTCGTCTGCTGCAGTGCGATGATCCCGACTTGTTCAACTGGCTGATGAATCATGGCGAGCCGGTAGATCCGGCGCTGAAACGCATGGTTTCCCTTATTCAGACGCGAAATAAAGACCGTGGCCCAGTGGCAATGTGA
- a CDS encoding protein YgfX: MAQWQCDLRVSWRMQLFSLLTHGFLVLMILLAPWSDGYAPLWLGLVTLVVFGFVRSQRIIKSRQGEISLHGENQLHWQQRDWQIVRRPWVMRNGVLLSLRATNGKGHQRLWLASDSMGNEEWRLLRQLLQQHPLQGTESSRHH, encoded by the coding sequence GTGGCCCAGTGGCAATGTGATTTACGCGTATCCTGGCGCATGCAGCTGTTTTCGCTGCTGACGCACGGGTTTCTGGTGCTGATGATCCTGCTGGCGCCCTGGTCGGACGGCTATGCGCCGCTGTGGTTGGGCCTGGTGACGCTGGTGGTGTTCGGTTTCGTGCGCAGTCAGCGCATCATCAAGTCGCGTCAGGGGGAAATTTCCCTGCATGGGGAAAACCAACTGCACTGGCAGCAGCGTGACTGGCAGATAGTTCGGCGCCCGTGGGTAATGCGCAACGGCGTGTTGCTGTCATTGCGGGCAACGAATGGCAAAGGGCATCAGCGCTTGTGGCTGGCGTCAGACAGTATGGGTAACGAAGAATGGCGGCTGTTGCGCCAACTGTTGCAGCAGCATCCGTTGCAGGGAACCGAATCCTCCCGCCATCATTAA
- the fldB gene encoding flavodoxin FldB, producing the protein MKIGLFYGTSTCYTEMAAEKIRDILGEELVDLHNVKDVAPQEMENYEMLILGIPTWDFGEIQEDWEAIWAQLPALNLKDKIVALYGMGDQLGYGEWFLDALGMLHDQLTPLGVRFIGYWPTAGYDFTSPKPVTEDGKYFVGLALDEVNQYDMSDERMQQWCEQILHEMAELL; encoded by the coding sequence ATGAAGATAGGACTTTTTTACGGCACCAGCACTTGCTACACCGAAATGGCGGCGGAGAAAATCCGCGACATTTTGGGCGAGGAACTGGTAGACCTGCACAACGTGAAAGACGTTGCGCCCCAGGAAATGGAAAACTACGAGATGCTGATTCTTGGTATCCCCACCTGGGACTTCGGTGAAATTCAGGAAGACTGGGAAGCCATCTGGGCACAGTTGCCGGCGCTGAATCTGAAAGACAAGATTGTCGCGCTCTACGGCATGGGCGACCAACTGGGGTACGGCGAATGGTTTCTGGACGCGCTCGGCATGCTGCACGACCAGCTCACACCGCTGGGCGTGCGTTTTATCGGCTACTGGCCGACCGCGGGCTACGACTTCACCAGCCCGAAACCGGTGACGGAAGACGGTAAGTATTTTGTTGGTCTGGCGTTAGATGAAGTGAATCAGTACGACATGAGCGACGAGCGGATGCAACAGTGGTGCGAGCAGATCTTGCACGAAATGGCGGAGTTACTTTGA
- a CDS encoding MFS transporter — protein sequence MQASISSTIDTQTPDAPVNSRNKVVVASLIGTAIEFFDFYIYATAAVLIFPHIFFPQGDATAATLQSLATFAIAFVARPIGSALFGHFGDRVGRKVTLVASLLTMGISTVLIGLLPSYETIGVLAPLLLALARFGQGLGLGGEWGGAALLATENAPAHKRALYGSFPQLGAPIGFFFANATFLLLSWVMTNEQFMSWGWRVPFIASAVLVIIGLYVRVSLHETPVFAKVAKEGKQVRVPLGTLLSKHVKATILGTFIMLATYTLFYIMTVYSMTYGTTPAPAGLGIPRNNFLWMLMVAVIGFGLMIPVAGYLADAVGRRKTMITVTCIMLVFAMTFPSLLGSGNQTLIMAFLVCGLSLMGLTFGPMGALLPELFPTEVRYTGASFSYNVSSILGASVAPYIAAWLTSHYGLFYVGVYLAAMASLTLTALLLTKETRHQSLG from the coding sequence ATGCAAGCCTCCATCTCATCCACTATTGATACTCAAACACCAGATGCGCCGGTAAACTCGCGCAACAAGGTGGTGGTCGCCTCGCTGATCGGCACCGCCATCGAATTCTTCGATTTTTACATTTATGCTACCGCTGCCGTGCTGATCTTTCCGCACATCTTCTTCCCGCAGGGTGACGCTACCGCCGCCACGCTGCAATCGCTGGCGACCTTCGCCATCGCGTTTGTGGCGCGCCCAATCGGCTCTGCGCTATTCGGCCACTTCGGCGACCGCGTCGGCCGCAAAGTGACGCTGGTCGCGTCGCTGCTGACTATGGGGATCTCCACCGTATTGATCGGCCTGCTGCCGAGCTATGAAACCATCGGCGTACTGGCTCCGCTGCTGCTGGCACTGGCCCGTTTCGGCCAGGGGCTTGGCCTTGGCGGCGAATGGGGCGGCGCGGCGCTGCTGGCGACGGAAAACGCCCCGGCCCACAAACGCGCGCTGTACGGCTCCTTCCCGCAGTTGGGCGCGCCGATCGGTTTCTTCTTTGCCAACGCCACCTTCCTGCTGCTGTCCTGGGTGATGACCAACGAGCAGTTCATGAGCTGGGGATGGCGCGTGCCGTTCATCGCCTCTGCCGTGTTGGTGATCATCGGCCTGTACGTGCGCGTATCGCTGCATGAAACCCCGGTATTCGCCAAAGTCGCCAAAGAAGGGAAGCAGGTGCGCGTGCCGCTGGGCACCCTGCTGAGCAAGCATGTGAAAGCCACCATTCTGGGCACGTTCATCATGCTGGCGACCTACACCCTGTTTTACATCATGACCGTCTACTCCATGACCTACGGCACCACACCGGCACCGGCCGGGCTGGGCATTCCGCGCAACAATTTCCTGTGGATGCTGATGGTGGCGGTAATCGGTTTCGGTTTGATGATCCCGGTAGCGGGCTATCTGGCTGACGCGGTCGGCCGTCGCAAAACCATGATCACCGTGACCTGCATCATGCTGGTGTTCGCCATGACGTTCCCGTCTTTGCTGGGCTCCGGCAATCAAACGCTGATCATGGCGTTTCTGGTATGCGGCCTGAGCCTGATGGGGTTGACCTTCGGCCCAATGGGCGCGCTGCTGCCGGAACTGTTCCCGACCGAAGTGCGTTATACCGGTGCCTCGTTCTCCTATAACGTATCCTCCATTCTGGGAGCATCCGTGGCGCCGTACATCGCCGCCTGGCTGACCAGCCATTACGGGCTGTTCTATGTGGGCGTTTACCTCGCCGCGATGGCATCACTGACGCTGACAGCCTTGTTGCTGACGAAGGAAACCCGCCACCAGTCTCTCGGTTAA
- the xerD gene encoding site-specific tyrosine recombinase XerD, with protein MQKQDQALIEQFLDALWLERNLAENTLSSYRNDLRSLADWLAHHECSLLQAQPSDLQDFLAERLEGGYKATSSARLLSAMRRLFQYLYREKQRTDDPSAPLSSPKLPQRLPKDLTEAQVDALLAAPVTDQPIELRDKAMLELLYATGLRVSELVGLTISDVSLRQGVVRVIGKGNKERLVPLGEEAVYWLEQYLEYSRPWLLNGQTLDVLFPSNRAQQMTRQTFWHRIKHYATLASIDSNKLSPHVLRHAFATHLLNHGADLRVVQMLLGHSDLSTTQIYTHVATERLRLLHQQHHPRA; from the coding sequence ATGCAGAAACAGGATCAAGCGTTAATCGAGCAGTTTCTGGATGCCTTGTGGCTGGAGCGCAACCTGGCGGAAAATACGCTGTCGTCCTATCGTAATGACCTGCGCTCGCTGGCGGACTGGCTGGCTCATCATGAGTGTAGTCTGCTGCAGGCGCAGCCGTCCGATTTGCAGGACTTTCTGGCTGAACGCCTGGAAGGCGGCTACAAGGCCACCAGTTCGGCCCGCCTGCTGAGCGCGATGCGGCGTTTGTTCCAGTACTTGTACCGGGAAAAGCAGCGCACCGACGACCCGAGCGCGCCGCTGTCGTCGCCGAAACTGCCGCAGCGGCTGCCGAAGGATCTGACGGAGGCGCAGGTGGACGCGCTGCTGGCGGCGCCGGTGACCGACCAGCCGATCGAACTGCGGGACAAAGCGATGCTGGAACTGCTGTACGCCACCGGCCTGCGCGTATCGGAACTGGTGGGGCTGACCATCAGCGACGTCAGCTTGCGGCAGGGCGTGGTGCGTGTGATAGGGAAGGGCAACAAGGAACGGCTGGTGCCGCTGGGAGAAGAGGCGGTGTACTGGCTGGAGCAGTATCTGGAGTACAGCCGCCCCTGGCTGCTGAACGGCCAGACGCTGGATGTGCTGTTCCCAAGCAATCGCGCCCAGCAGATGACGCGCCAGACGTTCTGGCACCGCATCAAGCACTATGCGACACTGGCGTCTATTGACAGCAATAAACTTTCTCCGCATGTTTTGCGTCATGCCTTTGCAACCCACCTGCTGAATCACGGTGCGGATCTGCGAGTGGTGCAGATGTTACTGGGCCACAGCGATCTTTCCACCACGCAGATCTATACCCACGTTGCGACGGAGCGGCTGAGACTGCTGCATCAACAGCACCATCCCCGGGCATGA
- the dsbC gene encoding bifunctional protein-disulfide isomerase/oxidoreductase DsbC, with protein MKKRVVLFSLLTLALSGVARADDAVIKQTLNRLGLQNAEVKDSPIGGIKTVLTENGVLYITEDGKHLLQGPLYDVSGKTPVNVTNHILNDRLDALKDQMIVYKAPQEKHVITVFTDITCGYCHKLHEQIKDYNALGITVRYLAYPRQGMNSQAAKDMQSIWCVADRNKAFDAAMKGDDVSPATCKTDIGSHYQLGVLFGVQGTPAIVLDDGTVVPGYQPPKEMMAMLDAHKASLKSGG; from the coding sequence ATGAAAAAACGTGTAGTACTCTTTTCATTGCTGACTCTGGCCCTGAGCGGCGTGGCGCGCGCGGATGACGCCGTAATCAAGCAGACGTTAAACCGGCTGGGTTTGCAGAACGCAGAAGTGAAGGATTCCCCCATCGGCGGGATAAAAACCGTGCTGACCGAGAATGGCGTGCTCTACATCACCGAGGACGGCAAACACCTGCTGCAAGGGCCGCTGTATGACGTCAGCGGCAAGACCCCGGTGAATGTCACCAACCATATTCTGAACGACCGTCTGGATGCGTTGAAAGACCAGATGATCGTCTACAAAGCGCCGCAGGAAAAACATGTCATTACCGTGTTTACCGACATCACCTGCGGTTACTGCCACAAGCTGCACGAACAGATAAAAGACTATAATGCGCTCGGCATTACCGTGCGTTATCTGGCGTATCCCCGTCAGGGCATGAACTCTCAGGCAGCGAAAGACATGCAGTCGATTTGGTGCGTGGCGGATCGCAACAAGGCGTTTGACGCCGCCATGAAGGGCGATGACGTGTCGCCCGCCACCTGTAAAACCGATATCGGCTCCCATTATCAACTGGGCGTGCTGTTTGGCGTTCAGGGTACGCCGGCGATCGTGCTGGACGATGGCACGGTGGTGCCGGGGTATCAGCCGCCCAAAGAGATGATGGCGATGCTGGATGCGCACAAAGCCTCCCTGAAATCAGGCGGTTAA
- the recJ gene encoding single-stranded-DNA-specific exonuclease RecJ, which yields MNVVTQLRRRPTTETELPDSLPALLRRLYAQRGVRQMQELERSLRGLLDYRLLGGITQAVEVLRQALADNRRIMVVGDFDADGATSTALTVLALRSMGGREIQYLVPNRFEDGYGLSPEVVAQAAAKGAELIVTVDNGISSHAGVDDAHRRGIAVVVTDHHLPGETLPAAEAMINPNLSDCAFPSKALAGVGVAFYLMMALRANLRESGWFAERGLAEPNLAELLDLVALGTVADVVPLDANNRILISQGLSRIRAGKCRPGIRALLEVSNRDAVQLVASDLGFALGPRLNAAGRLDDMSVGVELLLCDDIVQARMLASDLDALNQSRREIEAGMQVEALHLCEQLERSRDTLPLGLAMYHPEWHQGVVGILASRIKERFHRPVIAFAPAGDGILKGSGRSIAGLHLRDALERLDTCHPGLMLKFGGHAMAAGLSLVEDRFDEFRQRFAELVGEWLDASQLEGVVWSDGELAIPELTLGTAEMLREAGPWGQAFPEPTFDGRFRLLQQRLVGERHLKVMVEPLGGGPLLDGIAFNIDTLLWPDSSVREVELAYKLDVNEFRGKRSVQLLIEHLWPL from the coding sequence GTGAATGTTGTTACCCAACTCCGTCGTCGCCCGACGACGGAGACAGAATTACCCGACTCCCTCCCCGCATTGCTGCGCCGTTTGTACGCCCAGCGCGGCGTACGACAGATGCAGGAACTCGAACGCAGTCTGCGAGGCCTGCTGGATTACCGTCTGCTTGGCGGCATCACGCAGGCGGTCGAGGTGTTGCGTCAGGCGCTGGCGGATAACCGCCGCATCATGGTCGTCGGCGATTTCGACGCCGACGGCGCCACCAGCACCGCGCTGACGGTGCTGGCGTTGCGCAGCATGGGCGGCCGCGAGATTCAGTATTTGGTGCCCAACCGGTTTGAGGATGGCTATGGGCTTAGCCCGGAAGTGGTGGCGCAGGCCGCCGCCAAAGGCGCCGAGCTTATCGTGACTGTCGATAACGGCATTTCGTCCCATGCCGGGGTGGACGATGCGCACCGGCGCGGCATCGCGGTGGTGGTGACCGACCACCATCTGCCGGGGGAAACCCTGCCGGCGGCGGAGGCGATGATCAACCCTAACCTGTCGGACTGTGCGTTTCCGTCGAAAGCGCTGGCCGGGGTGGGCGTGGCGTTTTACCTGATGATGGCGCTGCGGGCTAATCTGCGCGAGTCCGGCTGGTTTGCCGAACGCGGGCTGGCCGAGCCGAATCTGGCGGAACTGCTGGACCTGGTGGCGCTGGGCACGGTGGCGGATGTGGTGCCGCTGGATGCCAACAACCGTATTCTGATCTCGCAGGGGTTAAGCCGGATCCGCGCCGGCAAATGCCGACCGGGGATTCGCGCCCTGCTGGAAGTGTCCAACCGCGATGCCGTCCAACTGGTGGCGAGCGATCTGGGTTTTGCGCTCGGGCCGCGCCTTAATGCCGCCGGCCGGCTGGACGATATGTCCGTCGGCGTGGAACTGCTGCTGTGCGACGACATCGTGCAGGCGCGGATGCTGGCCAGCGATCTGGATGCGCTGAACCAGAGCCGCCGTGAAATCGAAGCCGGTATGCAGGTGGAAGCGCTGCATTTGTGCGAGCAACTGGAGCGTAGCCGCGACACGCTGCCGCTGGGGCTGGCGATGTATCACCCGGAGTGGCATCAAGGGGTGGTGGGGATTCTGGCGTCGCGCATCAAGGAGCGCTTTCATCGCCCGGTGATCGCGTTTGCGCCTGCGGGCGACGGTATTCTGAAAGGTTCCGGGCGGTCCATCGCCGGGTTGCACCTGCGCGACGCGCTGGAGCGCCTCGATACCTGTCACCCCGGCCTGATGCTGAAATTTGGCGGCCACGCTATGGCGGCGGGATTGTCGCTGGTGGAAGATCGTTTTGATGAGTTTCGCCAGCGTTTTGCCGAACTGGTCGGCGAGTGGCTGGACGCCTCGCAGCTGGAAGGCGTGGTGTGGTCCGACGGCGAGCTGGCGATCCCTGAGCTGACGCTCGGCACCGCGGAAATGCTGCGCGAAGCGGGGCCGTGGGGGCAGGCGTTCCCGGAGCCGACCTTCGACGGGCGCTTTCGCCTGTTGCAGCAGCGACTGGTCGGCGAGCGCCACCTCAAGGTGATGGTGGAACCGCTGGGCGGCGGCCCGCTGCTGGACGGCATCGCTTTCAACATCGACACCTTGTTGTGGCCCGACAGCAGCGTGCGCGAAGTCGAGCTGGCTTACAAACTGGACGTCAACGAATTCCGCGGCAAACGATCGGTACAACTGTTGATCGAGCATCTGTGGCCGTTGTAG
- the prfB gene encoding peptide chain release factor 2 (programmed frameshift): protein MFEINPVKNRIQDLSERTAVLRGYLDYDAKKERLEEVNAELEQPDVWNEPERAQALGKERSSLEMIVDTIDQMVQGLDDVSGLLELAVEEDDEDTLNETIAELDQLENKLGQLEFRRMFSGEYDSADCYLDLQAGSGGTEAQDWASMLLRMYLRWAESKGFKTEIIEESEGEVAGVKSATIKIIGEYAFGWLRTETGVHRLVRKSPFDSGGRRHTSFSSAFVYPEVDDDIDIEINPADLRIDVYRASGAGGQHVNRTESAVRITHIPTNIVTQCQNDRSQHKNKDQAMKQLKAKLYEFEMQKKNAEKQALEDNKSDIGWGSQIRSYVLDDSRIKDLRTGVETRNTQSVLDGDLDKFIEASLKAGL from the exons ATGTTTGAAATCAATCCGGTAAAAAATCGCATTCAGGACCTGTCTGAACGGACAGCTGTTCTGAGGGGGTATCTT GACTATGACGCCAAGAAAGAGCGTCTGGAAGAGGTAAACGCCGAGCTGGAACAGCCCGACGTATGGAACGAGCCTGAACGCGCGCAGGCGCTGGGGAAAGAGCGTTCCTCCCTAGAAATGATTGTCGACACCATTGATCAGATGGTTCAGGGGCTGGACGATGTCTCCGGTCTGCTGGAACTGGCGGTGGAAGAAGACGACGAAGACACCTTAAATGAAACCATTGCCGAGCTGGATCAGCTGGAAAACAAGCTGGGTCAGTTGGAATTCCGCCGTATGTTCTCCGGCGAGTACGACAGCGCGGACTGCTACCTTGACCTGCAGGCCGGTTCCGGCGGCACCGAGGCGCAGGACTGGGCCAGCATGCTGCTGCGCATGTATCTGCGCTGGGCGGAAAGCAAAGGCTTCAAGACGGAAATCATTGAAGAGTCCGAAGGCGAAGTGGCCGGTGTCAAATCCGCCACCATCAAGATCATCGGCGAGTATGCGTTTGGCTGGCTGCGTACCGAAACCGGCGTACACCGTCTGGTGCGTAAAAGCCCGTTTGACTCGGGCGGTCGTCGTCACACGTCGTTCAGTTCCGCCTTCGTCTACCCAGAAGTGGATGATGATATTGATATCGAGATCAATCCCGCGGACCTGCGTATCGACGTATACCGCGCGTCCGGCGCCGGCGGTCAGCACGTTAACCGTACTGAATCCGCGGTGCGTATCACCCACATTCCCACCAATATCGTTACCCAGTGCCAGAACGATCGATCCCAGCACAAGAACAAAGATCAGGCGATGAAGCAGCTGAAAGCCAAGCTGTATGAGTTTGAAATGCAGAAGAAGAACGCGGAGAAACAGGCGCTGGAAGACAACAAGTCCGACATCGGCTGGGGCAGCCAGATTCGTTCTTACGTGCTGGATGACTCCCGTATTAAAGACCTGCGCACCGGGGTGGAAACGCGCAATACCCAGTCGGTGCTGGACGGTGATCTGGACAAGTTTATCGAAGCAAGTTTAAAAGCGGGGTTATAA
- the lysS gene encoding lysine--tRNA ligase, translated as MSEPQNQGAEQALDLNNELRARREKLASLRETGVAFPNDFRRDSVSDQLHAGYDEKDNEELEALGLEVNVAGRMMTRRIMGKASFVTLQDVGGRIQLYVARDDLPEGVYNEQFKKWDLGDIVGARGKLFKTKTGELSIHCTELRLLTKALRPLPDKFHGLADQETRYRQRYLDLIANEESRHTFRVRSQILAGIRRFMVGRDFMEVETPMMQVIPGGASARPFITHHNALDIDMYLRIAPELYLKRLVVGGFERVFEINRNFRNEGVSPRHNPEFTMMELYMAYADYKDLIELTESLFRTLAQDVLGATEVQYGDQVFDFGKPFEKLTMREAIKKYRPETNVADLDSFDAAKAIAESIGIKVEKSWGLGRIVTEIFEETAEAHLIQPTFITEYPAEVSPLARRNDQNPDITDRFEFFIGGREIGNGFSELNDAEDQAQRFQDQVAAKDAGDDEAMFYDEDYVTALEHGLPPTAGLGIGIDRMVMLFTNSHTIRDVILFPAMRPQK; from the coding sequence ATGTCTGAACCACAAAACCAGGGTGCCGAGCAGGCGCTGGATCTTAATAACGAACTCAGAGCGCGCCGCGAGAAACTGGCGTCGTTGCGTGAAACCGGCGTGGCTTTCCCGAATGATTTCCGCCGTGACAGCGTCTCGGATCAACTGCACGCCGGCTATGACGAAAAAGACAACGAAGAGCTGGAAGCGCTGGGTCTGGAAGTGAACGTGGCCGGCCGTATGATGACTCGCCGTATCATGGGCAAAGCGTCGTTCGTGACGCTGCAAGACGTGGGCGGCCGCATTCAGCTGTATGTGGCGCGCGACGATCTGCCGGAAGGCGTTTATAACGAACAGTTCAAGAAATGGGATCTCGGCGACATCGTCGGCGCGCGCGGCAAGCTGTTTAAAACCAAAACCGGCGAGTTGTCGATCCACTGTACCGAACTGCGTCTGCTGACCAAGGCGCTGCGCCCGTTGCCGGACAAGTTCCACGGCCTGGCGGATCAGGAAACCCGTTATCGTCAGCGCTATCTGGACCTGATCGCTAACGAAGAATCCCGCCACACCTTCCGGGTGCGTTCGCAGATTCTGGCCGGTATCCGCCGGTTCATGGTCGGCCGCGACTTTATGGAAGTGGAAACGCCGATGATGCAGGTGATCCCCGGCGGCGCGTCCGCGCGTCCGTTCATCACCCATCACAACGCGCTGGACATCGACATGTACCTGCGCATCGCGCCTGAACTGTACCTGAAGCGTCTGGTGGTGGGCGGTTTTGAACGCGTGTTCGAGATCAACCGCAACTTCCGTAACGAAGGCGTGTCGCCGCGTCACAACCCTGAGTTCACCATGATGGAACTCTACATGGCGTACGCGGACTATAAAGACCTGATCGAACTGACCGAGTCGCTGTTCCGCACGCTGGCGCAGGACGTGCTGGGCGCGACCGAAGTGCAGTACGGCGACCAGGTGTTCGACTTCGGCAAGCCGTTCGAGAAGCTGACCATGCGTGAAGCCATCAAGAAATACCGCCCGGAAACCAACGTGGCGGATCTGGATAGCTTCGACGCGGCGAAAGCCATCGCGGAGTCTATCGGCATCAAGGTTGAGAAGAGCTGGGGTCTGGGCCGTATCGTCACCGAGATCTTCGAAGAAACCGCCGAAGCGCACCTGATTCAGCCGACCTTCATCACCGAATACCCGGCGGAAGTCTCGCCGCTGGCGCGCCGCAACGACCAGAACCCGGACATTACCGATCGCTTCGAATTCTTCATAGGCGGACGTGAAATCGGCAACGGTTTCTCCGAGCTGAACGATGCGGAAGATCAAGCGCAACGCTTCCAGGATCAGGTGGCTGCGAAAGACGCCGGCGATGACGAAGCCATGTTCTACGACGAAGACTACGTTACCGCGCTGGAACACGGCCTGCCGCCGACCGCCGGTCTGGGTATCGGTATCGACCGCATGGTGATGCTGTTCACCAACAGCCACACCATTCGCGATGTGATCCTGTTCCCGGCGATGCGTCCGCAGAAGTAA